Proteins encoded in a region of the Homo sapiens chromosome 9, GRCh38.p14 Primary Assembly genome:
- the CARD9 gene encoding caspase recruitment domain-containing protein 9 isoform 1 (isoform 1 is encoded by transcript variant 1), whose amino-acid sequence MSDYENDDECWSVLEGFRVTLTSVIDPSRITPYLRQCKVLNPDDEEQVLSDPNLVIRKRKVGVLLDILQRTGHKGYVAFLESLELYYPQLYKKVTGKEPARVFSMIIDASGESGLTQLLMTEVMKLQKKVQDLTALLSSKDDFIKELRVKDSLLRKHQERVQRLKEECEAGSRELKRCKEENYDLAMRLAHQSEEKGAALMRNRDLQLEIDQLKHSLMKAEDDCKVERKHTLKLRHAMEQRPSQELLWELQQEKALLQARVQELEASVQEGKLDRSSPYIQVLEEDWRQALRDHQEQANTIFSLRKDLRQGEARRLRCMEEKEMFELQCLALRKDSKMYKDRIEAILLQMEEVAIERDQAIATREELHAQHARGLQEKDALRKQVRELGEKADELQLQVFQCEAQLLAVEGRLRRQQLETLVLSSDLEDGSPRRSQELSLPQDLEDTQLSDKGCLAGGGSPKQPFAALHQEQVLRNPHDAGLSSGEPPEKERRRLKESFENYRRKRALRKMQKGWRQGEEDRENTTGSDNTDTEGS is encoded by the exons ATGTCGGACTACGAGAACGATGACGAGTGCTGGAGCGTCCTGGAGGGCTTCCGGGTGACGCTCACCTCGGTCATCGACCCCTCACGCATCACACCTTACCTGCGGCAGTGCAAGGTCCTGAACCCCGATGATGAGGAGCAGGTGCTCAGCGACCCCAACCTGGTCATCCGCAAACGGAAAGTGG GTGTGCTCCTGGACATCCTGCAGCGGACCGGCCACAAGGGCTACGTGGCCTTCCTCGAGAGCCTGGAGCTCTACTACCCGCAGCTGTACAAGAAGGTCACAGGCAAGGAGCCGGCCCGCGTCTTCTCCATGATCATCG ACGCGTCCGGGGAGTCAGGCCTGACTCAGCTGCTGATGACTGAGGTCATGAAGCTGCAGAAGAAGGTGCAGGACCTGACCGCGCTGCTGAGCTCCAAAGATGACTTCATCAAGGAGCTGCGGGTGAAGGACAGCCTGCTGCGCAAGCACCAGGAGCGTGTGCAGAGGCTCAAGGAGGAGTGCGAGGCCGGCAGCCGCGAGCTCAAGCGCTGCAAGGAGGAGAACTACGACCTGGCCATGCGCCTGGCGCACCAGAGTGAGGAGAAGGGCGCCGCGCTCATGCGGAACCGTGACCTGCAGCTGGAG ATTGACCAGCTCAAGCACAGCCTCATGAAGGCCGAGGACGACTGCAAGGTGGAGCGCAAGCACACGCTGAAGCTCAGGCACGCCATGGAGCAGCGGCCCAGCCAGGAGCTGCTGTGGGAGCTGCAGCAGGAGAAGGCCCTGCTCCAGGCCCGGGTGCAGGAGCTGGAGGCCTCCGTCCAG GAGGGGAAGCTGGACAGGAGCAGCCCCTACATCCAGGTACTGGAGGAGGACTGGCGGCAGGCGCTGCGGGACCACCAGGAGCAGGCCAACACCATCTTCTCCCTGCGCAAGGACCTCCGCCAGGGCGAGGCCCGACGCCTCCGG TGCATGGAGGAGAAGGAGATGTTCGAGCTGCAGTGCCTGGCACTACGTAAGGACTCCAAGATGTACAAGGACCGCATCGAGGCCATCCTGCTGCAGATGGAGGAGGTCGCCATTGAGCGGGACCAG GCCATAGCCACGCGGGAGGAGCTGCACGCACAGCACGCCCGGGGCCTGCAGGAGAAGGACGCGCTGCGCAAGCAGGTGCGGGAGCTGGGCGAGAAGGCGGATGAGCTGCAGCTGCAGGTGTTCCAGTGTGAGGCGCAGCTACTGGCCGTGGAGGGCAGGCTCAGGCGGCAGCAGCTGGAGACGCTCGTCCTG AGCTCCGACCTGGAAGATGGCTCACCCAGGAGGTCCCAGGAG CTCTCACTCCCCCAGGACCTGGAGGACACCCAGCTCTCAGACAAAG GCTGCCTTGCCGGCGGGGGGAGCCCGAAACAGCCCTTTGCAGCTCTGCACCAGGAGCAGGTTTTGCGGAACCCCCAT GACGCAGGCCTGAGCAGCGGGGAGCCGCCCGAGAAGGAGCGGCGGCGCCTCAAAGAGAGTTTTGAGAACTACCGCAG GAAGCGCGCCCTCAGGAAGATGCAGAAAGGAT
- the CARD9 gene encoding caspase recruitment domain-containing protein 9 isoform 2 (isoform 2 is encoded by transcript variant 2), with product MSDYENDDECWSVLEGFRVTLTSVIDPSRITPYLRQCKVLNPDDEEQVLSDPNLVIRKRKVGVLLDILQRTGHKGYVAFLESLELYYPQLYKKVTGKEPARVFSMIIDASGESGLTQLLMTEVMKLQKKVQDLTALLSSKDDFIKELRVKDSLLRKHQERVQRLKEECEAGSRELKRCKEENYDLAMRLAHQSEEKGAALMRNRDLQLEIDQLKHSLMKAEDDCKVERKHTLKLRHAMEQRPSQELLWELQQEKALLQARVQELEASVQEGKLDRSSPYIQVLEEDWRQALRDHQEQANTIFSLRKDLRQGEARRLRCMEEKEMFELQCLALRKDSKMYKDRIEAILLQMEEVAIERDQAIATREELHAQHARGLQEKDALRKQVRELGEKADELQLQVFQCEAQLLAVEGRLRRQQLETLVLSSDLEDGSPRRSQELSLPQDLEDTQLSDKGCLAGGGSPKQPFAALHQEQVLRNPHDAGPAGLPGIGAVC from the exons ATGTCGGACTACGAGAACGATGACGAGTGCTGGAGCGTCCTGGAGGGCTTCCGGGTGACGCTCACCTCGGTCATCGACCCCTCACGCATCACACCTTACCTGCGGCAGTGCAAGGTCCTGAACCCCGATGATGAGGAGCAGGTGCTCAGCGACCCCAACCTGGTCATCCGCAAACGGAAAGTGG GTGTGCTCCTGGACATCCTGCAGCGGACCGGCCACAAGGGCTACGTGGCCTTCCTCGAGAGCCTGGAGCTCTACTACCCGCAGCTGTACAAGAAGGTCACAGGCAAGGAGCCGGCCCGCGTCTTCTCCATGATCATCG ACGCGTCCGGGGAGTCAGGCCTGACTCAGCTGCTGATGACTGAGGTCATGAAGCTGCAGAAGAAGGTGCAGGACCTGACCGCGCTGCTGAGCTCCAAAGATGACTTCATCAAGGAGCTGCGGGTGAAGGACAGCCTGCTGCGCAAGCACCAGGAGCGTGTGCAGAGGCTCAAGGAGGAGTGCGAGGCCGGCAGCCGCGAGCTCAAGCGCTGCAAGGAGGAGAACTACGACCTGGCCATGCGCCTGGCGCACCAGAGTGAGGAGAAGGGCGCCGCGCTCATGCGGAACCGTGACCTGCAGCTGGAG ATTGACCAGCTCAAGCACAGCCTCATGAAGGCCGAGGACGACTGCAAGGTGGAGCGCAAGCACACGCTGAAGCTCAGGCACGCCATGGAGCAGCGGCCCAGCCAGGAGCTGCTGTGGGAGCTGCAGCAGGAGAAGGCCCTGCTCCAGGCCCGGGTGCAGGAGCTGGAGGCCTCCGTCCAG GAGGGGAAGCTGGACAGGAGCAGCCCCTACATCCAGGTACTGGAGGAGGACTGGCGGCAGGCGCTGCGGGACCACCAGGAGCAGGCCAACACCATCTTCTCCCTGCGCAAGGACCTCCGCCAGGGCGAGGCCCGACGCCTCCGG TGCATGGAGGAGAAGGAGATGTTCGAGCTGCAGTGCCTGGCACTACGTAAGGACTCCAAGATGTACAAGGACCGCATCGAGGCCATCCTGCTGCAGATGGAGGAGGTCGCCATTGAGCGGGACCAG GCCATAGCCACGCGGGAGGAGCTGCACGCACAGCACGCCCGGGGCCTGCAGGAGAAGGACGCGCTGCGCAAGCAGGTGCGGGAGCTGGGCGAGAAGGCGGATGAGCTGCAGCTGCAGGTGTTCCAGTGTGAGGCGCAGCTACTGGCCGTGGAGGGCAGGCTCAGGCGGCAGCAGCTGGAGACGCTCGTCCTG AGCTCCGACCTGGAAGATGGCTCACCCAGGAGGTCCCAGGAG CTCTCACTCCCCCAGGACCTGGAGGACACCCAGCTCTCAGACAAAG GCTGCCTTGCCGGCGGGGGGAGCCCGAAACAGCCCTTTGCAGCTCTGCACCAGGAGCAGGTTTTGCGGAACCCCCAT GACGCAG
- the SNAPC4 gene encoding snRNA-activating protein complex subunit 4 isoform X4: MERRGRGLAGRPRCLPQPSQGVQCQPGRQQGSFHHSRGSWRGDESGAGPCQGPRPCPEVCPGLPLSRHSPGGRREAGPGGWEASADSACGDRAEGAQGQHGCSELHTGVSSGDSVARSHVQWLRHRATQSGQRRWRHALHRRLLNRRLLLAVTPWVGDVVVPCTQASQRPAVVQTQADGLREQLQQARLASTPVFTLFTQLFHIDTAGCLEVVRERKALPPRLPQAGARDPPVHLLQASSSAQSTPGHLFPNVPAQEASKSASHKGSRRLASSRVERTLPQASLLASTGPRPKPKTVSELLQEKRLQEARAREATRGPVVLPSQLLVSSSVILQPPLPHTPHGRPAPGPTVLNVPLSGPGAPAAAKPGTSGSWQEAGTSAKDKRLSTMQALPLAPVFSEAEGTAPAASQAPALGPGQISVSCPESGLGQSQAPAASRKQGLPEAPPFLPAAPSPTPLPVQPLSLTHIGGPHVATSVPLPVTWVLTAQGLLPVPVPAVVSLPRPAGTPGPAGLLATLLPPLTETRAAQGPRAPALSSSWQPPANMNREPEPSCRTDTPAPPTHALSQSPAEADGSVAFVPGEAQVAREIPEPRTSSHADPPEAEPPWSGRLPAFGGVIPATEPRGTPGSPSGTQEPRGPLGLEKLPLRQPGPEKGALDLEKPPLPQPGPEKGALDLGLLSQEGEAATQQWLGGQRGVRVPLLGSRLPYQPPALCSLRALSGLLLHKKALEHKATSLVVGGEAERPAGALQASLGLVRGQLQDNPAYLLLRARFLAAFTLPALLATLAPQGVRTTLSVPSRVGSESEDEDLLSELELADRDGQPGCTTATCPIQGAPDSGKCSASSCLDTSNDPDDLDVLRTRHARHTRKRRRLV; encoded by the exons ATggagaggaggggcaggggcCTGGCTGGGAGGCCCCGCTGCCTCCCTCAGCCCTCCCAAGGGGTCCAGTGCCAGCCAGGGCGGCAGCAAGGAAGCTTCCACCACAGCCGCGGCTCCTGGAGAGGAGACGAGTCCGGTGCAGGTCCCTGCCAGGGCCCACGGCCCTGTCCCGAGGTCTGCCCAGGCCTCCCACTCAGCAGACACTCGCCCGGCGGGCGCAGAGAAGCAGGCCCTGGAG GGTGGGAGGCGTCTGCTGACAGTGCCTGTGGAGACCGTGCTGAGGGTGCTCAGGGCCAACACGGCTGCTCGGAGCTGCACACAG GGGTCAGCTCTGGTGACAGCGTGGCCCGATCCCATGTGCAGTGGCTACGGCACAGAGCCACCCAGAGTGGGCAGCGGCGCTGGAGACACGCTCTGCACCGGAGGCTCCTGAACCGCAGGCTGCTGCTGGCTGTGACCCCTTGGGTAGGGGACGTTGTCGTGCCCTGCACACAGGCTTCCCAGAGACCCGCCGTAGTGCAGACTCAAG CGGATGGCCTCAGGGAGCAGCTGCAGCAGGCCCGCCTGGCCAGCACCCCTGTGTTTACCCTGTTTACCCAG CTGTTCCACATCGATACTGCCGGCTGCTTGGAGGTCGTCCGAGAGAGGAAggccctgccacccaggctgcccCAGGCTGGTGCTCGGGACCCACCAGTTCATCTTCTGCAG GCATCCTCAAGTGCCCAGAGCACCCCAG GCCACCTCTTCCCAAACGTGCCGGCTCAAGAAGCCTCAAAGAGTGCCAGCCACAAAGGGAGCCGAAGACTGGCGTCCAGCCGGGTGGAGCGCACCCTACCCCAGGCGTCCCTGCTGGCTTCAACCGGCCCCCGGCCCAAGCCCAAGACTGTGTCGGAGCTGCTTCAGGAGAAGCGGCTTCAGGAGGCCCGTGCCAGGGAGGCCACCCGGGGCCCGGTGGTGCTCCCGTCCCAGCTGCTGGTCTCCTCGTCTGTGATCCTCCAGCCCCCTCTACCACACACCCCACACGGCCGCCCAGCCCCGGGTCCCACCGTCTTAAATGTACCGCTCTCTGGGCCTGGGGCCCCCGCGGCAGCCAAACCTGGCACTTCTGGCTCCTGGCAGGAGGCTGGGACTTCAGCCAAGGACAAGAGACTCTCCACCATGCAAGCCCTGCCCCTCGCTCCTGTCTTCTCAGAGGCCGAGGGCACAGCCCCTGCTGCTTCCCAagcccctgccctgggccccgGCCAGATCTCTGTGAGCTGCCCCGAGAGTGGTCTCGGACAGTCTCAGGCCCCCGCTGCATCCCGGAAGCAGGGCCTGCCTGAGGCGCCACCCTTTCTCCCcgcagcccccagccccaccccactgCCCGTCCAGCCCCTCAGCCTGACGCACATAGGAGGGCCACATGTGGCGACCAGTGTCCCCCTGCCTGTCACCTGGGTGCTCACAGCCCAGGGGCTTCTCCCTGTTCCTGTACCAGCTGTGGTGAGCCTTCCCAGGCCAGCAGGGACCCCTGGCCCCGCAGGGCTGCTGGCCACTCTGCTGCCTCCCCTGACTGAGACTCGGGCGGCCCAGGGCCCCAGGGCCCCAGCGTTGAGCAGCTCTTGGCAGCCCCCAGCCAATATGAACAGGGAACCGGAGCCTTCCTGCAGGACAGACACCCCAGCTCCTCCCACACACGCCCTCTCCCAAAGTCCTGCAGAAGCGGATGGCAGTGTGGCCTTTGTCCCTGGAGAGGCCCAGGTGGCCAGGGAGATACCTGAGCCCAGGACGTCCTCCCACGCTGACCCTCCTGAAGCAGAACCCCCTTGGTCCGGGAGGCTGCCAGCCTTCGGTGGTGTCATCCCAGCAACTGAGCCAAGGGGGACGCCGGGGTCCCCCTCAGGGACACAGGAGCCCAGGGGGCCTCTGGGCCTGGAGAAGCTGCCCCTGCGCCAGCCTGGGCCTGAGAAGGGGGCCCTGGACCTGGAGAAGCCGCCcctaccccagcctgggcctgaGAAGGGGGCCCTGGACCTGGGCCTGCTGTCCCAGGAGGGCGAGGCGGCCACACAGCAGTGGCTGGGGGGCCAGCGGGGGGTGCGTGTGCCTCTTCTGGGCAGCAGACTGCCCTATCAGCCCCCAGCCCTGTGCAGCCTGCGAGCTCTGTCCGGTCTCCTACTCCACAAGAAGGCCCTGGAGCACAAGGCCACCTCCCTGGTGGTGGGGGGCGAGGCTGAGCGGCCGGCCGGAGCACTGCAAGCCTCACTGGGGCTGGTGCGGGGGCAGCTCCAGGACAACCCGGCCTACCTCCTGTTGCGGGCGCGGTTCCTGGCAGCCTTCACCCTCCCTGCGCTCCTGGCCACCCTGGCCCCCCAAGGCGTCCGCACCACCCTCTCAGTACCTTCGAGGGTGGGCTCTGAGAGTGAGGATGAAGACCTCCTGAGTGAGCTGGAACTTGCAGACAGGGACGGGCAGCCGGGCTGCACGACAGCCACATGCCCCATTCAG GGAGCCCCAGACTCTGGTAAATGCTCTGCTTCCTCCTGCCTGGATACTTCTAATGACCCTGACGACCTGGACGTGCTCAGAACCCGGCATGCCAGGCACACCCGGAAGCGGAGGCGGCTGGTGTGA